In Flavobacterium piscisymbiosum, the sequence GCTTCTGAAGCGTTTAAAACATGGGGAAAAACCTCTGTTACGGAAAGAAGTATTCTACTTAATAAAATTGCGCAAAAGATAGAAGACAATCTGGAATATATCGCAACAGTTGAAACCATCGATAACGGAAAACCAATTCGTGAAACACTTGCAGCAGATATTCCGTTGGCAATTGACCATTTTAGATATTTTGCAGGCGTAATTCGTGCCGAAGAAAGCTCGATTGCAGAATTGGATTCACAAACAGTTTCGATTGCTTTAAGCGAACCATTAGGGGTTGTTGCACAGATTATTCCGTGGAATTTTCCAATTCTAATGGCAGTATGGAAAATCGCTCCGGCATTAGCTGCAGGAAACACAATTGTTTTGAAACCAGCAGAAAGTACGCCGATTTCTATTTTAGTTTTGATGGAATTAATAGGCGATATTTTGCCTCCGGGAGTTTTAAATATTGTAAACGGTTTTGGTGCAGAACTTGGACGCCCATTGGTTACCAATAAAAAAGTAGCTAAAGCAGCATTTACGGGATCAACCACTACAGGACGTTTAGTGATGCAATATGCTACAGAAAATATTATTCCGGTAACATTAGAGCTTGGAGGAAAATCTCCCAATATCTTCTTTCCATCCGTAGCAGATCACGATGATGATTTCTTCGATAAAGCGATCGAAGGTGCTGTATTATTCGCTTTAAACCAAGGCGAGATTTGTACTTGTCCGTCAAGATTACTGATTCATGAAGATATTTATGACAAGTTTATCGCCAGAGTAATCGAAAGAACTGAGGCTATTATTGCCGGAAATCCGCTCGATAAGTCGACTATGATTGGTGCTCAGACCTCATTGGTTCAGAAAGAAAAAATCATGTCTTATATAAAATTAGGTAAAGAAGAAGGAGCGGAGCTTTTGACAGGAGGAGATGAAAACCACTTAGGAGGAGATCTTGAAGGCGGTTATTATATCAAGCCAACTTTGTTTAAAGGACATAACAAAATGAGAATTTTTCAGGAAGAAATTTTTGGACCTGTTCTTGCCGTTACCACTTTTAAAACTACCGAAGAAGCTATAGAAATCGCGAATGACACGATGTATGGTTTAGGTGCCGGAGTCTGGACGCGTGATGCGCACGAAATTTATCAGGTGCCAAGAGCAATTCAGTCAGGTCGTGTCTGGATCAATCAATACCATTCTTATCCGGCCGGAGCGCCTTTTGGAGGTTATAAACAATCCGGAATTGGTCGCGAAAACCATAAAATGATGTTGGGACAATATCGTCAGACTAAAAACATGCTGATTTCTTATGATAAAAAGAAATTAGGTTTCTTTTAAATTGTATAAACCAAAGGGCAGTAAGCAAATCACTTACTGCTCTTGCAAATCAATAAACTATGTTGCCAAAAACAATGAAAGCTGCAGTTGTAAGAGAATTTGGTTCTCTTTTGAAAATTGAAGAAGTTGAAGTAAAACGCCCGGGTAAAAACGAAATTCTTGTAAAGGTAATTGCGAGTGGAGTTTGTCATACTGATTTACACGCAGTAGAAGGAGACTGGCCCGTAAAGCCAAAAATGCCGTTAATTCCGGGGCACGAAGCCGTTGGTTATGTTGTAGCCGTTGGTCAGGATGTAAAAAATGTAAAAGAAGGTGATGCCGTTGGTGTGCCATGGCTTTACAGTGCCTGCGGAGGATGTGACCAGTGCATTACAGGTTGGGAAACTTTGTGCGACAGCCAGCAAAATGGAGGTTACAGTGTAGACGGTGGGTTTGCAGAATATGTAATTGCCGATGCAAGATATGTTGGGCTTTTACCATCGAATGTAAATTTTATGGAAATGGCGCCCATACTTTGTGCTGGTGTAACCGTTTACAAAGGCCTTAAAGAAACTGAAGTAAAACCTGGAGAATGGGTAGCGATTTCAGGAATTGGAGGATTGGGGCACGTTGCAGTACAATATGCTAAAGCTATGGGCATGCATGTTGCCGCAATTGACGTTGCAGATGACAAACTTGATTTGGCCAAAAAACTTGGAGCAGACTTAGTAGTAAACGCAAAAAATCAAAATCCTGGAGAATTCTTAAAGAAAGAAGTTGGCGGAATGCACGGGGCATTGATAACAGCCGTTTCGCCTATAGCTTTCAAGCAAGGACTTGAAACATTAAGACGAAAAGGTACAATGGCACTCAACGGACTTCCTCCGGGAAATTTTGATTTATCAATTTTTGATACTGTTTTAAACAGAATAACAATTCGCGGTTCGATTGTAGGTACACGTAAGGATATGAAAGAGGCAATAGAATTTGCCACAGAAGGAAAAGTAAAAGCAACAATTACTCCTGCAAAATTAGAAGATGTAAATGACGTTTTTGATAAAATGAAAAAAGGTCAGATAGAAGGAAGGG encodes:
- the adhP gene encoding alcohol dehydrogenase AdhP gives rise to the protein MKAAVVREFGSLLKIEEVEVKRPGKNEILVKVIASGVCHTDLHAVEGDWPVKPKMPLIPGHEAVGYVVAVGQDVKNVKEGDAVGVPWLYSACGGCDQCITGWETLCDSQQNGGYSVDGGFAEYVIADARYVGLLPSNVNFMEMAPILCAGVTVYKGLKETEVKPGEWVAISGIGGLGHVAVQYAKAMGMHVAAIDVADDKLDLAKKLGADLVVNAKNQNPGEFLKKEVGGMHGALITAVSPIAFKQGLETLRRKGTMALNGLPPGNFDLSIFDTVLNRITIRGSIVGTRKDMKEAIEFATEGKVKATITPAKLEDVNDVFDKMKKGQIEGRVVLEIAKP
- a CDS encoding aldehyde dehydrogenase family protein translates to MNTATQKPEFKVKYDNYINGKFTAPVKGEYFDVLSPIDGKVFTKAAHSGKEDLELAVDAASEAFKTWGKTSVTERSILLNKIAQKIEDNLEYIATVETIDNGKPIRETLAADIPLAIDHFRYFAGVIRAEESSIAELDSQTVSIALSEPLGVVAQIIPWNFPILMAVWKIAPALAAGNTIVLKPAESTPISILVLMELIGDILPPGVLNIVNGFGAELGRPLVTNKKVAKAAFTGSTTTGRLVMQYATENIIPVTLELGGKSPNIFFPSVADHDDDFFDKAIEGAVLFALNQGEICTCPSRLLIHEDIYDKFIARVIERTEAIIAGNPLDKSTMIGAQTSLVQKEKIMSYIKLGKEEGAELLTGGDENHLGGDLEGGYYIKPTLFKGHNKMRIFQEEIFGPVLAVTTFKTTEEAIEIANDTMYGLGAGVWTRDAHEIYQVPRAIQSGRVWINQYHSYPAGAPFGGYKQSGIGRENHKMMLGQYRQTKNMLISYDKKKLGFF